In Acidaminococcus fermentans DSM 20731, one genomic interval encodes:
- a CDS encoding DUF362 domain-containing protein: MSSLEDMLKGYEIPEVVKIRTIFDRTRLENPEEMLLERLREKDLPVLPGQRIAITGGSRGIADYVALMRAAVRYLKEKGAVPFIVPAMGSHGGATVEGQVEVLRNLGITEDSVGAPIISSMEVVEIARTELDLPVYLDKNAWEADGILLLNRVKTHTSIYGRYQSGLVKMLAIGLAKHVGAAMTHSLGTDYLNDNMARVGLTALDHAKVVGGIAAIENGYDQLADVYVLKKEEIREEEPKILERAKTMVPRIPFAHMDVLICRKLGKEISGTGMDPAVVGRPINNRPNVGPDVTELGILSLTAKSEGNGNGIGMGDFISRRLRDAVDEKMTVVNALTGMKPFTARIPPTMDTDELVFKACIKAAGRIAPGDLKLCIINSSGDLRHIWSTRALAESLDPRKGELAGAYQKVPFDASGTLMLEE; encoded by the coding sequence ATGAGTTCACTGGAAGATATGCTGAAGGGATATGAAATCCCGGAGGTGGTGAAGATCCGGACGATCTTTGACCGGACCCGGCTGGAGAATCCGGAAGAAATGCTGTTGGAACGACTGCGGGAGAAGGATCTGCCGGTGCTTCCGGGGCAGCGGATCGCCATCACGGGAGGCAGTCGGGGCATTGCGGATTACGTGGCTCTGATGCGGGCTGCGGTCCGGTATCTGAAGGAAAAGGGTGCTGTGCCTTTCATCGTCCCGGCCATGGGGAGCCATGGGGGAGCTACGGTAGAGGGCCAGGTGGAAGTGCTGCGGAATCTGGGCATTACGGAAGACAGTGTGGGAGCCCCCATCATTTCCAGTATGGAGGTGGTGGAGATTGCCCGGACGGAACTGGATCTGCCCGTGTATCTGGACAAAAATGCCTGGGAGGCAGACGGCATCCTGCTGCTGAACCGGGTGAAAACCCATACGTCCATTTATGGACGGTACCAGAGCGGTCTGGTGAAGATGCTGGCCATCGGTCTGGCCAAGCATGTGGGGGCGGCCATGACCCATAGTCTGGGGACGGATTATCTCAATGACAATATGGCCCGGGTGGGACTGACTGCCTTGGATCATGCCAAAGTGGTGGGCGGGATCGCTGCCATAGAAAACGGGTATGACCAGCTGGCTGACGTCTATGTGCTGAAAAAAGAGGAAATCCGGGAGGAGGAACCAAAAATCCTGGAACGGGCGAAGACAATGGTGCCCCGGATTCCCTTTGCCCATATGGATGTACTGATCTGCCGGAAACTGGGCAAGGAAATCTCCGGGACGGGGATGGATCCGGCGGTGGTGGGACGGCCCATCAACAACCGGCCCAATGTGGGTCCGGATGTAACGGAACTGGGCATCCTGTCTCTGACGGCCAAGTCGGAAGGAAATGGCAATGGCATCGGTATGGGGGATTTCATCAGCCGGCGGCTGCGGGATGCGGTGGATGAAAAGATGACGGTGGTGAATGCCCTTACCGGGATGAAACCTTTCACGGCCCGGATTCCGCCCACCATGGATACGGATGAGCTGGTGTTCAAAGCCTGTATCAAGGCGGCGGGACGGATTGCGCCGGGAGACCTGAAACTCTGCATCATCAACAGCAGCGGTGACCTGCGCCATATCTGGTCCACCAGGGCCCTGGCGGAGAGCCTGGATCCCCGTAAGGGAGAATTGGCCGGAGCGTATCAGAAGGTGCCCTTCGATGCTTCCGGAACGCTGATGCTGGAGGAATAA
- a CDS encoding RidA family protein, whose protein sequence is MKREIINTPEAPAAVGPYVQGIKTGDTVYVSGQLGIDVAAGKMPASLEEQAHCSMRNLGAILEAAGSCYDQIVKTTIFLQDMNDFGKVNEIYQSYFKQGFPARSCVQIGRLPLGGLVEVECVAVITE, encoded by the coding sequence ATGAAGAGAGAAATCATCAATACCCCAGAAGCTCCGGCAGCAGTGGGGCCTTATGTACAGGGAATCAAAACCGGGGACACTGTCTACGTTTCCGGTCAGTTGGGCATCGATGTGGCGGCAGGGAAAATGCCGGCTTCCTTGGAAGAACAGGCGCATTGTTCCATGCGGAATCTGGGCGCCATTCTGGAAGCGGCCGGTTCCTGTTATGATCAGATCGTCAAGACAACGATCTTTCTGCAGGATATGAATGATTTTGGCAAAGTCAATGAAATCTATCAGTCTTATTTCAAGCAAGGATTCCCCGCCCGATCCTGTGTCCAGATCGGCAGGCTGCCTCTGGGAGGCCTGGTGGAAGTGGAATGCGTGGCAGTGATTACGGAATGA